A single region of the Gossypium arboreum isolate Shixiya-1 chromosome 12, ASM2569848v2, whole genome shotgun sequence genome encodes:
- the LOC108477867 gene encoding L10-interacting MYB domain-containing protein-like: MSTSVIEVSGEKVKAMWDKRLTEIFCDVCIKEILKGNRRGTHFTKDGWLKIMTNFEKETGWNPIKRTVDASDDWWESRLKVVPEAQKFRTLGIDPEFEGKLDQMFMGIVATGDKAWAPSSGTLHSDIFEDVNNEIPEENEEENVRNDVHILNDVYISNDVQIDGNGQKRKNPEISSSHFKTGRKKSSKQIGGAARLSSQIEKLCNATHNMSQATSSLTPVMDPYGIPQTVKVLDSMSEEVPEASLLYFFALRLLLNKDKRIMFLSINPKIRALWLKTEMEDS, translated from the exons ATGAGTACGTCGGTGATTGAAGTTAGTGGTGAAAAAGTGAAAGCAATGTGGGATAAGAGATTGACAGAAATATTTTGTGATGTTTGTATTAAAGAGATATTGAAAGGCAATAGGCGTGGTACTCATTTCACAAAAGATGGATGGTTGAAAATAATGACTAACTTTGAGAAAGAAACAG GGTGGAATCCTATAAAAAGAACCGTTGATGCATCGGATGATTGGTGGGAGAGTAGGCTAAAG GTTGTGCCTGAAGCTCAAAAATTTAGAACATTGGGCATTGATCCTGAATTCGAAGGGAAGTTAGACCAAATGTTCATGGGGATAGTTGCAACAGGTGATAAAGCATGGGCACCTTCTTCTGGTACACTCCATAGTGATATTTTTGAAGATGTTAACAATGAAATACCTGAAGAGAATGAAGAAGAAAATGTGAGAAATGATGTTCACATTTTAAATGATGTTTACATTTCAAATGATGTTCAAATTGATGGAAACGGTCAAAAAAGGAAAAACCCTGAGATATCAAGTTCACATTTTAAAACTGGAAGAAAGAAATCCTCAAAGCAAATTGGAGGGGCTGCAAGATTGTCTAGTCAAATAGAAAAATTATGCAATGCAACTCACAATATGAGTCAAGCCACATCTAGTTTGACTCCTGTTATGGATCCATATGGTATTCCACAAACAGTCAAAGTGCTCGACAGCATGTCGGAAGAAGTTCCAGAAGCTAGTCTGCTATACTTTTTCGCACTTAGATTATTGCTCAATAAGGACAAGCGAATTATGTTTTTATCAATTAATCCCAAGATTAGAGCTTTGTGGCTTAAGACGGAAATGGAGGATAGCTAA
- the LOC128285528 gene encoding uncharacterized protein LOC128285528 produces the protein MVFTSLLRVLETRDNLQTSRNISSSEMLGIFLYILGTGAKVSQCRERFQRSGSTISQYFAIVLEKVSRMATDLIAPEDPFFSSILEQIRAIDGTHIAAILPPNEQIPYIGRKGIPTQNVMAVCDFNMCFTFVMAGWEGSAHDTRIFLDAIRDPKYKFPHPPNGKYYLVNSGYPQMKGYLGPYRGQRYHLPDFRRGRSVSGKEEVFNHSHSSLRSVIERTFGVLKKKWAILRDMPSYSFEKQTMIVVAAMTIHNFIRKHAGRNDADFMEYEDINWAYENNIDLEIVHGRESDDDDDDDDDGDDDGESNNSSGFEMELTRDAIAFSLMNSL, from the exons ATGGTATTCACAAGTTTGTTAAGAGTTCTGGAGACAAGAGACAACTTGCAAACTTCAAGAAACATATCTTCTAGTGAAATGTTGGGAATTTTTTTATACATCTTGGGTACCGGTGCAAAAGTTTCCCAATGTCGAGAAAGATTTCAAAGGTCTGGATCAACAATAAGTCAGTACTTTGCAATTGTGCTTGAAAAAGTTTCAAGGATGGCCACTGATCTAATTGCACCCGAAGATCCTTTTTTTAGCTCAATACTCGAACAAATAC GTGCAATTGATGGTACTCATATTGCCGCTATTCTTCCACCAAATGAACAAATTCCCTATATTGGAAGAAAAGGTATCCCTACTCAAAATGTCATGGCAGTATGTGATTTTAATATGTGTTTCACCTTTGTCATGGCTGGATGGGAAGGATCGGCACATGACACTAGAATATTTCTTGATGCAATTCgagatccaaaatacaaatttccgCACCCACCAAATG GAAAATATTATCTTGTTAATTCTGGATATCCTCAAATGAAAGGTTATCTTGGACCATATAGAGGTCAGCGGTATCATTTACCTGACTTTCGTAGAGGTAGATCGGTATCTGGTAAAGAAGAGGTATTcaatcattcacattcatcatTACGTAGTGTGATTGAACGAACTTttggtgttttgaaaaaaaaatgggcCATTTTAAGAGATATGCCAAGTTATAGTTTTGAAAAGCAAACGATGATCGTTGTTGCTGCAATGACGATACACAATTTTATCCGAAAACATGCCGGCCGAAATGATGCAGATTTTATGGAATACGAAGATATTAACTGGGCATATGAGAATAATATTGATTTAGAAATTGTGCATGGTCGAGAAAGTGATGATGACGACGATGACGACGATGATGGTGATGATGACGGTGAATCAAACAATTCAAGTGGTTTTGAAATGGAATTAACAAGAGATGCTATAGCTTTTAGTTTAATGAATTCACTTTAA